In Melanotaenia boesemani isolate fMelBoe1 chromosome 18, fMelBoe1.pri, whole genome shotgun sequence, the following proteins share a genomic window:
- the LOC121628421 gene encoding lipocalin-like isoform X1 codes for MRITLLRMLATLTCVLAACAEVVPVKDFSLEKMAGKWYMVGFATNAQWFVNHKDSMKTGTAIIVPTEGGDMDLSYTNLNADGSCWRMTHLAKKTDTPGRFTFHSQTWNNDNDMRIVDVVYDDYALVHTIKTKEGVSESLNKLYSRTPEISEVLQQKFTQFSLETGILPDNVAILPKNGTLSPEI; via the exons ATGAGGATCACACTGCTGAGGATGCTGGCCACCCTGACATGTGTGCTTGCTGCATGTGCAGAGGTTGTGCCTGTAAAAGACTTTAGCCTGGAGaag ATGGCAGGCAAGTGGTACATGGTTGGCTTTGCTACCAATGCTCAATGGTTTGTGAATCACAAGGATTCCATGAAAACAGGCACTGCCATCATAGTGCCAACTGAAGGAGGAGACATGGATCTGTCTTACACCAACCTAAA TGCTGATGGGTCTTGCTGGAGAATGACTCACCTGGCCAAGAAAACCGACACTCCCGGGCGCTTCACCTTCCACAGCCAGA CTTGGAACAATGACAACGACATGCGCATTGTTGATGTTGTGTACGATGACTACGCTCTGGTTCACACCATCAAGACAAAGGAAGGAGTTTCTGAGTCCCTCAACAAACTTTACA GTCGCACTCCCGAGATTAGTGAAGTCCTGCAGCAGAAATTCACTCAGTTCTCCCTGGAAACCGGCATCCTCCCTGACAACGTTGCTATCTTGCCAAAGAATGGTACGTTATCCCCAGaaatctga
- the LOC121628421 gene encoding lipocalin-like isoform X2 produces the protein MRITLLRMLATLTCVLAACAEVVPVKDFSLEKMAGKWYMVGFATNAQWFVNHKDSMKTGTAIIVPTEGGDMDLSYTNLNADGSCWRMTHLAKKTDTPGRFTFHSQTWNNDNDMRIVDVVYDDYALVHTIKTKEGVSESLNKLYSRTPEISEVLQQKFTQFSLETGILPDNVAILPKNDECPDA, from the exons ATGAGGATCACACTGCTGAGGATGCTGGCCACCCTGACATGTGTGCTTGCTGCATGTGCAGAGGTTGTGCCTGTAAAAGACTTTAGCCTGGAGaag ATGGCAGGCAAGTGGTACATGGTTGGCTTTGCTACCAATGCTCAATGGTTTGTGAATCACAAGGATTCCATGAAAACAGGCACTGCCATCATAGTGCCAACTGAAGGAGGAGACATGGATCTGTCTTACACCAACCTAAA TGCTGATGGGTCTTGCTGGAGAATGACTCACCTGGCCAAGAAAACCGACACTCCCGGGCGCTTCACCTTCCACAGCCAGA CTTGGAACAATGACAACGACATGCGCATTGTTGATGTTGTGTACGATGACTACGCTCTGGTTCACACCATCAAGACAAAGGAAGGAGTTTCTGAGTCCCTCAACAAACTTTACA GTCGCACTCCCGAGATTAGTGAAGTCCTGCAGCAGAAATTCACTCAGTTCTCCCTGGAAACCGGCATCCTCCCTGACAACGTTGCTATCTTGCCAAAGAATG atgAGTGTCCCGATGCCTGA